Proteins from one Synechococcales cyanobacterium T60_A2020_003 genomic window:
- a CDS encoding PPC domain-containing protein, whose product MSRLPLRPMRLPVALSATLLSLSLSSLTAKSANAQDLYNPIELPGTGEVTDVLSDKDIPTGFGGFARDYVVSLKSGDHIVIDLLSEEFDTIVTLIAPDGSTFGENDDGPDGTTNSLLFARILDGGNYIVRVRPYGGQGLGTFTLKLTRLRPVE is encoded by the coding sequence ATGAGCCGCTTGCCACTCCGCCCAATGCGCTTACCCGTTGCCCTCTCCGCGACACTCCTGAGCTTAAGTCTCAGCAGTTTGACCGCTAAATCAGCAAACGCCCAAGACCTTTACAATCCCATTGAGTTACCTGGAACCGGGGAAGTCACGGATGTGTTATCTGACAAAGATATCCCCACGGGCTTTGGTGGCTTTGCACGGGATTATGTGGTTTCCTTGAAATCGGGCGATCACATTGTGATTGATCTCCTATCCGAAGAATTTGACACGATCGTGACGCTAATTGCCCCCGATGGCTCAACATTTGGTGAAAACGACGACGGCCCTGATGGGACAACCAACTCGCTTCTGTTTGCTCGCATTCTTGATGGTGGGAACTACATCGTGCGCGTTCGTCCCTATGGGGGACAGGGGCTTGGTACGTTTACCCTCAAGTTGACCCGTCTGCGTCCGGTAGAGTAG